CCTCCAAGTGATATTTTTTAAGTTAGGAAAATGACAGTAGTGTCATTTAAAAGCACAAAAAAAGCCATTAGTTAGTAAAACCGTTTAGAAGAAGGTCATGCACCTCATTGACCCACTCTTCAAGTTCAGTGTGCACGGGGATTTGGACCGTTGCCATCATTAAACCCACAAGTGTTGGCATTTGAATATCTGTTCTAATCTGGCCTTCCTGCTGTCCTTTATACAATACATCAGAAATCTTTTTTTTCATTTTTCGAAATAACACATACATTTTTTGTGTGTTCTCTTCAACCTTTGGCGTCGCTTTCTGATCAATATAGGGCATAATTTGCAGCATCTGATGCATATTAGCATACTTCACCCAAATACGTAGAAGTGTTTTAAGAGGCTCTTCCGATTTTATGGCGTCATCCATTTTTCTTACTGCTTCTTCGATAAGGTGAAGCATATAAGCCGTAATGAGCTCTTCTTTTCTCGGATAATAATTATAAATCGTACTTCTAGCCACACCAAGCCGTTCTGCGAGAGCTTTAAAATGAAAGCCAGTATAGCCTGCTTCTAAAATTAATTGTTCCGTTTCGTAAAATAATTGCGTTTGATCTATTGTTTTTTGCCGGCTCATACTGTTAAGCTCCTTTTTACTCAGATGGATGGCCATCGCCAATTTCTTGATTTTACTTATAATAAAGGGTCCCTGCTTATTTGTATGAATAAGGTCACTGACTCCGTTTATTTACCCAGTCTTTCTTAACGATAAACCTCATATTCGTATTTAAATGTACCAAATTGCAACCGTGCCGTCTATCTTGTCCGTAACACGCCCCTTAACAAGCTTTAATGATGGCCTTTTTACGCCTGATTTTTCTTTCACACTAACTTATCCCTTATATGTATTTATAATCATCCTGAATCCGTGATGACATAATTTGCTCTTTTGTATCAAACCCCAAAACCTTACGATTTAACTTTGTAGAGTGAATACTCGAATC
The DNA window shown above is from Salipaludibacillus agaradhaerens and carries:
- a CDS encoding TetR/AcrR family transcriptional regulator; the protein is MSRQKTIDQTQLFYETEQLILEAGYTGFHFKALAERLGVARSTIYNYYPRKEELITAYMLHLIEEAVRKMDDAIKSEEPLKTLLRIWVKYANMHQMLQIMPYIDQKATPKVEENTQKMYVLFRKMKKKISDVLYKGQQEGQIRTDIQMPTLVGLMMATVQIPVHTELEEWVNEVHDLLLNGFTN